The following proteins are co-located in the Polystyrenella longa genome:
- a CDS encoding tetratricopeptide repeat protein: MKHLLTISRSALIAAVSMMTLLGGMSGCRTGLDMSRMGFRNRATADELASTDDIKGPLERILPIGARGSSTGSTGGYAFSERNPEYKRASKLHDEGKFSEAEKAFKQLSKATKDGALQEDSMFMMAECQFQQKRYPQAQDSFDELLNAYPSTRHTTQTTQRLFQIGRYWLNFEEIVTPNEIQQVDFEQPGKQPALATAEDSARKNREKPLSQRYALVPNLRDRSRPYFDTDGRAIEALRSVWLKDPTGPLADDALMMTASYYLRKGDYVEADNFFTIIRNEYPDSPHFQNAFVFGSHAKLVAYQGPEYDGQQLLAARDLKESTLRIFKDLPEKEMLKEELRMIYEEEARKEWQKALFWEKKKNPKAVQIQCRELLRRYPSSESADLARQKLAQLGENVESPSRELRLPSIPRPFSQDQMNDAKPLKEGSPSAGDQRQWEASNKTAEQPQKSGGSWFPWKKREEPQAVPDKPEGAERLVPEFESAPDSEEEEFIRQLL; encoded by the coding sequence ATGAAGCATCTACTGACGATCAGTCGATCCGCTCTCATTGCCGCGGTGTCAATGATGACATTACTTGGTGGTATGAGTGGCTGCCGTACTGGTCTCGACATGAGCCGCATGGGTTTTCGCAACCGCGCTACAGCGGACGAATTGGCCTCGACCGATGATATTAAAGGGCCTCTTGAACGCATTCTGCCGATCGGCGCGCGGGGTTCCTCGACAGGTTCCACGGGAGGGTACGCCTTCTCCGAACGAAATCCGGAATATAAACGTGCCTCGAAGTTGCACGATGAGGGTAAGTTCTCCGAAGCGGAAAAGGCCTTCAAACAACTTTCCAAAGCGACGAAAGATGGTGCGCTGCAGGAAGATAGTATGTTCATGATGGCCGAATGCCAGTTTCAACAGAAACGGTATCCGCAGGCACAGGACAGTTTTGACGAGCTGCTGAATGCCTATCCGTCAACACGCCACACGACACAAACAACGCAGCGACTCTTCCAGATTGGCCGATACTGGTTGAACTTCGAAGAGATCGTCACCCCGAATGAAATTCAACAGGTCGATTTCGAACAACCGGGTAAACAACCTGCGCTGGCGACAGCGGAAGATTCTGCCCGCAAGAATCGCGAGAAACCACTCAGTCAGCGATATGCTCTCGTTCCGAACCTCCGAGATCGATCGCGACCTTACTTCGACACCGACGGACGTGCGATTGAAGCACTCCGTTCCGTCTGGCTGAAGGATCCAACGGGTCCCCTGGCAGATGACGCCCTAATGATGACGGCCAGTTATTATCTACGAAAAGGAGATTACGTCGAAGCGGACAACTTCTTTACTATTATACGAAACGAATATCCAGACAGCCCTCATTTCCAGAATGCGTTCGTCTTCGGCAGTCATGCCAAGCTGGTCGCCTACCAGGGTCCAGAATACGATGGTCAACAATTGCTGGCCGCTCGCGACTTGAAAGAGAGCACACTGCGAATCTTCAAAGACCTGCCTGAAAAGGAAATGCTCAAAGAAGAACTCCGCATGATTTACGAAGAAGAAGCTCGCAAGGAATGGCAAAAGGCGCTTTTCTGGGAAAAGAAAAAGAACCCGAAAGCGGTTCAGATTCAATGTCGCGAACTTCTTCGTCGGTATCCCAGTTCGGAATCGGCTGACCTGGCGCGGCAGAAACTGGCTCAGCTCGGTGAAAACGTAGAATCACCTTCACGCGAACTTCGCTTACCTTCGATCCCACGACCGTTCAGTCAGGATCAGATGAACGACGCGAAACCACTGAAAGAAGGCTCTCCATCCGCAGGGGATCAGCGGCAGTGGGAAGCTTCGAACAAGACAGCCGAACAGCCTCAGAAATCGGGCGGAAGCTGGTTCCCCTGGAAAAAACGAGAAGAACCTCAGGCCGTTCCTGATAAACCGGAAGGTGCAGAACGACTCGTCCCTGAGTTTGAATCCGCCCCGGATTCTGAAGAAGAGGAATTTATTCGTCAACTACTGTAG
- the recO gene encoding DNA repair protein RecO has translation MSSEKTDAMIIRLADWSESSKVVTFFSRDFGKISAVAKGAKRLKGPFEAAIDLLAVCRIVFIRKSSSGLDILTEAQLQQRFKPNGRNLLGLYGGYYVAELLSSFTEEYDPNPELYDIAVRTLSSLSDEPDHKITLLKFELALLRETGHLPLFDACMACGKPAEAGDARFGFWVSQGGLICRECQKREHQSQPEIQTGTLAILRRLSEENGGSMKNLQISDKQYAEMRRVVTASIRYVMGRDSKMSRYLRL, from the coding sequence ATGTCGAGTGAAAAAACGGACGCCATGATCATCCGGCTGGCGGACTGGAGCGAGTCGAGCAAGGTCGTCACCTTCTTTTCACGCGACTTCGGTAAAATCTCCGCCGTGGCAAAAGGGGCAAAACGGCTAAAAGGTCCCTTCGAGGCTGCTATTGACCTGTTGGCCGTATGTCGGATAGTCTTCATCCGCAAATCCTCGTCTGGACTGGATATATTAACCGAAGCTCAATTGCAGCAACGGTTTAAGCCAAACGGACGGAACCTGTTGGGCTTGTATGGTGGCTATTACGTCGCTGAATTGCTCTCCAGTTTCACAGAAGAATACGACCCGAATCCGGAATTGTACGACATCGCTGTACGGACCCTGAGCAGCCTGTCGGATGAACCGGATCACAAGATAACTTTGTTAAAGTTCGAGCTGGCCCTGTTACGTGAGACAGGTCATCTTCCTTTATTCGATGCCTGTATGGCATGCGGAAAACCTGCGGAAGCAGGAGATGCCCGGTTTGGATTCTGGGTGTCTCAAGGAGGACTGATTTGTAGAGAATGTCAGAAAAGAGAACACCAATCTCAACCTGAAATTCAAACTGGTACGCTGGCGATTCTTAGGCGTCTCTCCGAGGAAAACGGAGGGTCGATGAAGAATTTACAGATATCAGACAAACAATACGCCGAAATGCGGCGGGTTGTGACAGCCTCGATTCGGTATGTTATGGGACGCGATTCCAAAATGAGCCGATACCTTCGACTTTGA